A single Paraburkholderia sp. FT54 DNA region contains:
- a CDS encoding beta-propeller fold lactonase family protein, whose translation MRKFFLPGLTATFAAGAALVAATGFFSPAARANNVIVLNSGEATLSLIDEATRQVVGTVPTGKEPHHLMATPDNSSLIVANSVSNNLMFVDPKSGQVQRWVENIEDPYQIGFSPDRKWLVTTGLRLDRLDVYHYDGQKNQMTLASRLPLAVMPSHMAFTNDSKTVFVTLQVSGELAAIDLATQTVKWKMKVGKVPAGLWMTPGEKYLLVGMTGADYVAVVDWRNQKIVKTIHTGNGAHNFRSLADGKHVAVSNRVASTISIIDEDTLTNVGDITGLLPGPDDMELSADKRYLWVTFRFAKHVGIIDLTTRKLIQTIAVGRSPHGIYFFNRAPVMAPNGA comes from the coding sequence ATGCGTAAATTTTTTCTTCCCGGCTTGACCGCCACGTTCGCCGCAGGCGCGGCGCTGGTCGCCGCCACAGGCTTTTTTTCTCCGGCGGCCCGCGCCAACAACGTGATCGTGCTCAATTCCGGCGAAGCCACGCTGAGCCTGATCGACGAGGCGACCCGCCAGGTCGTCGGTACGGTGCCCACGGGCAAGGAACCGCACCACCTGATGGCCACGCCGGACAATTCGTCGTTGATCGTCGCGAATTCGGTGTCGAACAACCTGATGTTCGTCGATCCGAAATCGGGCCAGGTGCAGCGCTGGGTCGAGAATATCGAGGATCCGTACCAGATCGGTTTTTCGCCTGATCGCAAATGGCTGGTCACCACCGGCCTGCGTCTGGACCGTCTGGACGTTTATCACTACGACGGCCAGAAGAACCAGATGACGCTGGCTTCGCGCCTGCCGCTCGCGGTCATGCCGAGCCACATGGCGTTCACGAACGACAGCAAGACGGTCTTCGTCACGCTGCAGGTGTCGGGCGAACTGGCCGCGATCGACCTGGCCACACAAACGGTCAAGTGGAAGATGAAGGTCGGCAAGGTGCCGGCGGGCCTGTGGATGACGCCGGGCGAGAAATACCTGCTGGTCGGCATGACTGGCGCGGATTACGTGGCGGTGGTCGACTGGCGCAACCAGAAGATCGTCAAGACGATCCACACCGGCAACGGCGCGCACAACTTCCGGTCGCTGGCTGACGGCAAGCACGTCGCGGTGTCAAACCGCGTGGCGAGCACGATCAGCATCATCGACGAGGACACGCTCACCAACGTCGGCGACATCACCGGTTTGTTGCCGGGACCGGACGACATGGAGCTTTCCGCTGACAAACGCTATCTGTGGGTTACCTTCCGCTTCGCGAAGCACGTCGGTATCATTGATCTGACAACGCGTAAGCTGATTCAGACGATTGCTGTCGGCCGTTCGCCGCACGGCATCTATTTCTTCAATCGCGCGCCGGTCATGGCGCCGAACGGCGCTTGA
- a CDS encoding sterol desaturase family protein, which produces MFHLIFSSLDSFVSAVQTLLYVDVVQPLLFRFNLMGYDEDTYDSLYWVIVGVVEVLAMYAVLRPLEALRPVEQWESRKAVRVDVIYTWIAKLGILNLFFFFALQPFFDTVQAWLRLHNISNIEFDNLWPGVTTQPLVTFVMYLLVLDFAGYWYHRWEHRIGVWWELHAVHHSQQQMSLWADDRNHLLDDLLQASFFAVIALVIGVPPSQFVVLVAITNLAQSVQHANIRMYFGWLGERLLVSPTFHRRHHAIGYGHEGLKYGCNFGVLFPWWDMLFRSVSWSREMEPTGISDQLEGRRYGDGFWAQHWLAFVRIAGRLSPKRRTESNDAAAV; this is translated from the coding sequence ATGTTCCATCTGATTTTCTCTTCGCTCGACAGCTTCGTCTCGGCCGTGCAGACGTTGTTGTACGTCGACGTGGTGCAGCCGCTGCTGTTCCGCTTCAATCTGATGGGTTACGACGAAGACACCTACGACAGCCTGTATTGGGTGATCGTGGGCGTTGTGGAAGTGCTGGCCATGTACGCGGTTCTGCGGCCGCTCGAAGCGCTGCGTCCGGTCGAGCAGTGGGAGAGCCGCAAGGCGGTTCGCGTCGACGTGATCTACACGTGGATCGCCAAGCTCGGCATTCTCAACCTGTTCTTCTTCTTCGCGCTGCAGCCGTTCTTCGACACCGTGCAGGCGTGGCTGCGGCTGCACAATATTTCGAATATCGAGTTCGACAATCTGTGGCCCGGCGTCACCACGCAGCCGCTCGTCACGTTCGTGATGTATCTGCTGGTGCTCGATTTCGCCGGTTACTGGTATCACCGTTGGGAACATCGGATCGGCGTGTGGTGGGAACTGCACGCGGTGCACCACAGCCAGCAGCAGATGTCGCTGTGGGCCGACGACCGCAACCATCTGCTCGACGACCTGCTGCAAGCATCGTTCTTCGCGGTGATCGCGCTGGTGATCGGCGTACCGCCGTCGCAGTTCGTCGTGCTGGTCGCTATCACGAATCTCGCGCAGAGCGTCCAGCACGCGAATATCCGCATGTACTTCGGCTGGCTGGGCGAGCGCCTGCTGGTCAGCCCGACTTTCCATCGCCGTCACCACGCCATCGGTTACGGCCACGAAGGGTTGAAATACGGTTGCAACTTCGGCGTGCTGTTTCCGTGGTGGGACATGCTGTTTCGCAGCGTGTCCTGGAGCCGCGAGATGGAGCCGACCGGCATCAGCGATCAACTCGAAGGTCGCCGTTACGGCGACGGTTTCTGGGCGCAGCACTGGCTCGCCTTCGTGCGCATCGCCGGGCGTCTTTCGCCGAAGCGCCGCACCGAAAGCAACGACGCCGCCGCCGTTTGA
- a CDS encoding EI24 domain-containing protein, with protein sequence MNDLLRSFGRALASALHPRMLWLTFLPFLAATVGWGVILWFSWQTLIGATRTWLEGWSFTITLYHLFDWLGFSGLHAAIAPFIVIAMTIPLIVVTVLLLIATLSMPAVIRFLSARQFPSLEMRRGGTWYGSLAQALWTTLVCLVLLIVTLPLWLVPPFFALIPPLLWGWLTYRVMSYDALALHATRDERRALVRRFRLPLLLIGIASGLLGSLPTLLWASSVWLIVLFPVVTAVTIWIYAFILVFSALWFGYYCLRALQRMRAEEHGGVRHAAPVPY encoded by the coding sequence ATGAATGATCTGTTGCGCTCGTTTGGACGCGCGCTCGCAAGCGCGCTCCACCCGCGCATGCTCTGGCTGACCTTCCTGCCGTTTCTCGCGGCAACGGTTGGGTGGGGCGTGATCCTGTGGTTTTCCTGGCAGACACTGATCGGGGCGACCCGCACCTGGCTCGAAGGCTGGTCGTTTACGATCACGCTTTATCATCTGTTCGACTGGCTCGGCTTTTCGGGGCTGCATGCGGCGATCGCACCGTTTATCGTGATCGCCATGACAATTCCGCTGATCGTCGTCACGGTGCTGCTGCTGATCGCCACGCTGTCGATGCCTGCGGTCATCCGCTTCCTGTCGGCGCGGCAATTCCCGAGTCTGGAAATGCGCCGCGGCGGAACGTGGTACGGTAGCCTCGCGCAGGCGCTGTGGACCACGCTGGTGTGTCTCGTGCTGCTGATCGTCACGTTGCCGCTCTGGCTCGTGCCGCCGTTCTTCGCGCTGATTCCGCCGCTCCTGTGGGGCTGGCTGACGTATCGTGTGATGAGCTACGACGCACTCGCGCTGCATGCCACGCGTGACGAACGGCGCGCGCTGGTGCGGCGTTTCCGCTTGCCGTTGCTGTTGATCGGCATCGCGAGCGGCTTGCTGGGTTCGCTGCCCACGCTGTTGTGGGCGTCGTCGGTCTGGCTGATCGTGCTGTTCCCGGTGGTCACGGCCGTGACGATCTGGATCTATGCGTTCATCCTCGTGTTTTCGGCGCTGTGGTTCGGCTACTACTGTTTGCGCGCACTGCAACGCATGCGCGCGGAAGAGCACGGCGGCGTGCGGCACGCGGCGCCGGTTCCTTACTGA
- a CDS encoding molybdopterin-binding protein, producing MAFGVIIIGDEILSGRRIDKHLPKVIELLGARGLSLGWAEYIGDDPERITATLRRTFASGDIVFSTGGIGATPDDHTRQCAAAALGVLLELHPEAAKLIQERIRDMYPANSATPLDLESPENRHRLNMGTYPQGASIIPNGYNKIPGFSIERHHFVPGFPVMAWPMIEWVLDTQYADLHHAMPHAEKSLLVFELPESRVTPLMEKIEHDFPGVRVFSLPSVGDAERGGVYARHHIDLGVKGEPEAVAAAFVKLREGVHLLGGDIVEPEAAAAAAKPRA from the coding sequence ATGGCATTTGGTGTCATCATCATCGGCGATGAAATTTTGTCGGGCAGGCGTATCGACAAGCATCTGCCGAAGGTCATCGAATTATTGGGCGCGCGTGGGCTGTCGCTCGGCTGGGCGGAGTACATCGGCGACGACCCGGAGCGCATCACCGCGACGCTGCGGCGCACCTTCGCCTCGGGCGACATCGTGTTCTCCACGGGCGGCATCGGCGCGACGCCGGACGACCACACGCGCCAATGCGCGGCGGCCGCGCTCGGTGTGCTGCTCGAACTGCATCCGGAGGCGGCGAAGCTGATTCAGGAGCGCATCCGCGACATGTATCCGGCGAACTCGGCCACGCCGCTCGATCTGGAGTCGCCGGAAAACCGGCATCGCCTGAATATGGGCACGTATCCGCAAGGCGCGTCGATCATTCCGAACGGCTACAACAAGATCCCGGGCTTTTCGATCGAACGGCATCACTTCGTGCCGGGCTTCCCGGTGATGGCATGGCCGATGATCGAGTGGGTGCTGGATACGCAATATGCGGATCTGCATCACGCCATGCCGCATGCGGAGAAGTCGTTGCTGGTGTTCGAGCTGCCGGAGTCGCGCGTCACGCCGCTGATGGAAAAGATCGAACACGATTTTCCGGGCGTGCGGGTCTTCAGTCTGCCGAGCGTGGGCGATGCGGAACGCGGTGGCGTATACGCGCGGCATCACATCGACCTGGGCGTGAAGGGCGAGCCGGAGGCGGTGGCGGCGGCATTCGTCAAGCTGCGCGAAGGCGTACATCTGTTGGGCGGCGATATCGTCGAGCCCGAGGCGGCGGCCGCGGCGGCGAAGCCGCGCGCCTGA
- a CDS encoding rhodanese-like domain-containing protein, with protein MSTLEQLYASADKRRTENQLPYAGAISPAEAFELLQLDPRTRLVDVRTRAELDWVGRPVIGDGQYAHVEWTRYPGAVPNQEFLAQLKQVATPDTPVLFLCRSAARSKLAAIAATQAGFTKAYDLLEGFEGDKDGQGHRKTVSGWCFRGLPWIGA; from the coding sequence ATGAGCACGCTCGAACAGTTGTACGCAAGCGCGGACAAGCGCCGCACCGAAAATCAGTTGCCATATGCGGGCGCGATATCGCCCGCCGAAGCCTTCGAACTGCTGCAACTCGATCCTCGCACGCGTCTCGTCGACGTGCGCACCCGCGCCGAACTCGATTGGGTCGGCCGGCCGGTGATCGGCGACGGACAATACGCGCACGTGGAATGGACGCGCTATCCGGGCGCGGTGCCGAATCAGGAATTTCTCGCGCAGTTGAAGCAGGTCGCCACGCCCGATACGCCGGTGCTGTTCCTGTGCCGCAGCGCGGCGCGCTCGAAGCTCGCCGCGATCGCGGCCACCCAGGCGGGCTTCACCAAGGCGTATGACCTGCTGGAAGGCTTCGAAGGCGATAAGGACGGCCAGGGGCATCGGAAGACCGTGTCGGGCTGGTGCTTTCGCGGATTGCCGTGGATTGGCGCATAA
- the glnA gene encoding type I glutamate--ammonia ligase — protein MSKSVADVVQLVKDEDVKFVDFRFTDTRGKEQHVSVPVSAFDEDKFESGHAFDGSSIAGWKGIEASDMLLVPDANTAFIDPFYEESTLVLTCDVVEPADGKGYERDPRSLAKRAEAYLKSTGLGDTAFFGPEPEFFIFDSVQWNTDQSGCFIKIGSEEAPWSSAKEFEGGNTGHRPGTKGGYFPVAPVDTFQDIRSEMCLLLEQIGIPVEVHHHEVAGQGQNEIGTKFSTLVQRADWLQQMKYIIHNVAHTYGKTATFMPKPVVGDNGSGMHVHQSIWKDGTNLFAGNGYAGLSEFALFYIGGIIKHARALNAITNPGTNSYKRLVPHFEAPVKLAYSARNRSASIRIPHVSNPKGRRIETRFPDPLANPYLCFSALMMAGLDGVQNKIHPGEAADKNLYDLPPEEDAKIPTVCAGLDQALDALDADREFLTRGGVFTDSMLDAYIELKTGELQRYRQSVHPIEFEMYYSL, from the coding sequence ATGAGTAAATCCGTGGCCGACGTCGTGCAACTCGTCAAAGACGAAGACGTCAAGTTTGTCGACTTCCGTTTCACCGACACGCGCGGCAAAGAGCAACACGTTTCGGTGCCGGTGTCGGCATTCGATGAAGACAAGTTCGAAAGCGGCCATGCGTTTGACGGTTCTTCGATTGCCGGCTGGAAGGGCATCGAGGCATCGGACATGTTGCTGGTGCCGGACGCGAACACGGCTTTCATCGACCCGTTCTACGAAGAATCCACCCTCGTGCTGACCTGCGACGTCGTCGAACCGGCGGACGGCAAGGGCTACGAGCGCGACCCGCGTTCGCTGGCCAAGCGCGCTGAAGCCTATCTGAAGAGCACGGGCCTCGGCGACACGGCATTCTTCGGTCCGGAACCGGAATTCTTCATTTTCGATTCGGTCCAGTGGAACACGGATCAATCGGGCTGCTTCATCAAGATCGGTTCGGAAGAAGCACCGTGGTCGTCGGCGAAGGAATTCGAAGGCGGCAACACCGGCCACCGTCCGGGCACCAAGGGCGGCTACTTCCCGGTCGCGCCGGTCGACACGTTCCAGGACATCCGCTCGGAAATGTGTCTGCTGCTCGAGCAGATCGGCATTCCGGTCGAAGTGCATCACCACGAAGTCGCGGGCCAGGGCCAGAACGAAATCGGCACCAAGTTCTCGACGCTGGTGCAACGCGCCGACTGGCTGCAGCAAATGAAGTACATCATCCACAACGTCGCGCACACGTACGGCAAGACGGCAACGTTCATGCCGAAGCCGGTGGTCGGCGATAACGGTTCGGGCATGCACGTTCACCAGTCGATCTGGAAAGACGGCACGAACCTGTTCGCAGGCAACGGTTACGCAGGTCTGTCGGAATTCGCGCTGTTCTACATCGGCGGCATCATCAAGCATGCTCGCGCGCTGAACGCGATCACGAACCCGGGTACGAACTCGTACAAGCGCCTCGTGCCGCACTTCGAAGCACCGGTCAAGCTGGCTTACTCGGCTCGCAACCGTTCGGCATCGATCCGTATTCCGCACGTGTCGAACCCGAAGGGCCGCCGTATCGAAACGCGCTTCCCGGATCCGCTGGCGAATCCGTACCTGTGCTTCTCCGCGCTGATGATGGCGGGTCTGGACGGCGTGCAGAACAAGATTCACCCGGGCGAAGCCGCCGACAAGAACCTGTACGACCTGCCGCCGGAAGAGGATGCAAAGATCCCGACCGTGTGCGCCGGCTTGGATCAGGCTCTGGACGCGCTGGACGCGGACCGCGAATTCCTGACGCGCGGTGGCGTGTTCACGGACTCGATGCTCGACGCGTACATCGAACTGAAGACGGGCGAACTGCAACGCTATCGTCAGTCGGTGCACCCGATCGAATTCGAAATGTACTACTCGCTGTAA
- the glnL gene encoding nitrogen regulation protein NR(II), with protein MVLKNLIKARKGHEQTLSDDAQLVSSGLLPGFEALPTVVLVLEKRTLRVAFANPSAESMLDLSRRQLRQMAWPDIFSNADELVATISAIAAHRFHATHLDAVLERPGHEPLHVHAIVGFLEGAQDYVLLELFENERHLRTDREERINDLTAVNKQLIRNLAHEIKNPLGGIRGAAQLLEFELGERQRDELREYTQVIIKESDRLQTLVDRLLEPHRHPHIVGDVNIHEVCERVRQVILAEFPRGLTIERDYDVSVPDLRGDKEQLIQALLNIVRNAAEALRERISQGDARIELRTRIARKITVSKRLCKLALDLHITDNGPGIPEEIRDRIFYPLVSGREDGSGLGLTLAQTFVQQHDGLIEVDSRPGHTEFQILLPLDC; from the coding sequence ATGGTTCTTAAGAATCTGATCAAGGCAAGGAAAGGACACGAGCAGACGCTCTCGGACGACGCTCAGCTCGTCAGCTCCGGTTTGCTGCCGGGCTTCGAAGCGTTGCCGACGGTCGTGCTGGTGCTCGAAAAGCGCACGCTGCGCGTCGCGTTCGCGAATCCGTCGGCGGAGTCGATGCTGGATCTCTCGCGCCGGCAACTGAGGCAGATGGCGTGGCCGGACATTTTCTCGAATGCCGACGAACTGGTCGCGACCATTTCCGCGATTGCCGCGCACCGTTTTCACGCGACGCATCTGGACGCCGTGCTCGAGCGTCCGGGCCACGAGCCGCTGCATGTGCACGCGATCGTCGGTTTCCTCGAAGGCGCGCAAGACTACGTGCTGCTCGAACTGTTCGAGAACGAGCGGCATTTACGCACCGACCGCGAGGAGCGCATCAACGACCTCACCGCGGTCAACAAGCAACTGATCCGCAATCTCGCGCACGAGATCAAGAATCCGCTCGGCGGCATTCGCGGCGCGGCGCAACTGCTGGAGTTCGAACTCGGCGAGCGTCAGCGCGACGAGTTGCGCGAATACACACAGGTGATCATCAAGGAATCGGACCGGCTGCAAACGCTGGTCGACCGACTGCTGGAGCCGCATCGTCATCCGCATATCGTCGGCGACGTAAATATCCACGAAGTGTGCGAGCGCGTGCGTCAGGTGATTCTCGCGGAGTTTCCGCGCGGCCTCACCATCGAACGCGATTACGACGTGAGCGTGCCCGACCTGCGCGGCGACAAGGAGCAGTTGATCCAGGCGCTCCTGAACATCGTGCGTAACGCGGCTGAAGCGTTGCGCGAACGTATTTCACAAGGCGATGCGCGGATCGAATTACGCACCCGCATTGCGCGCAAGATTACGGTGTCGAAACGTTTATGTAAGCTGGCACTGGACTTGCATATCACTGATAACGGCCCAGGCATTCCCGAAGAAATCCGTGACCGCATTTTTTATCCGCTCGTGTCGGGACGCGAGGACGGTAGCGGTCTTGGACTGACGCTGGCGCAGACCTTCGTGCAACAGCACGACGGTTTGATCGAAGTGGATAGCCGCCCGGGCCACACCGAGTTTCAGATTCTGCTGCCGCTCGACTGCTAA
- the ntrC gene encoding nitrogen regulation protein NR(I), whose protein sequence is MKPIWIVDDDQSIRWVLEKALARENFATRSFANVREASAALDHDSPQVLVSDIRMPGGSGLELLQTVRDKVPGLPVIIMTAFSDLDSAVAAFQGGAFEYLAKPFDVDKAVELIRRAVDESMRGEQTWDERVTEAPEMLGQAPAMQDMFRAIGRLSHSAATVLITGESGTGKELVARALHRHSPRANGPFIALNTAAIPKDLLESELFGHERGAFTGAQAMRQGRFEQAENGTLFLDEIGDMPFDLQTRLLRVLSDGQFYRVGGHNPLRANVRVIAATHQNLESRVRQGLFREDLYHRLNVIRLRLPALRERSEDIPLLTRHFLQKSARDLGVESKRVSEEALAYLASLPFPGNVRQLENLANWLTVMAPAQTIEIKDLPPDLGPAQAGVTDLAGGGGQIGSGDASLAGGAPVNGTSAAVHPAAAGGMPVAATVSAWEGGLRTEVARMLRENAADVMDELARRFEAAVIREALDFTRGRKVEAAERLGIGRNTITRKIQELNLEP, encoded by the coding sequence ATGAAGCCGATCTGGATAGTAGACGACGATCAATCGATTCGCTGGGTGCTCGAAAAAGCACTGGCCCGCGAAAACTTCGCGACCCGCAGCTTCGCGAACGTGCGCGAGGCGTCGGCCGCGCTCGACCACGACAGCCCACAGGTGCTGGTCTCCGACATCAGGATGCCCGGCGGCTCCGGCCTCGAACTGCTGCAAACCGTGCGTGACAAGGTGCCGGGCTTGCCCGTCATCATCATGACGGCGTTCTCGGATCTGGATAGCGCCGTCGCCGCATTCCAGGGCGGCGCCTTCGAATACCTCGCGAAACCGTTCGACGTCGACAAGGCGGTCGAACTGATTCGCCGCGCGGTGGACGAGAGCATGCGCGGCGAACAGACGTGGGACGAACGCGTCACCGAAGCACCGGAAATGCTCGGCCAGGCACCGGCGATGCAGGACATGTTCCGCGCGATCGGCCGCTTGTCCCATTCCGCGGCAACCGTGCTCATTACCGGCGAATCAGGCACCGGAAAGGAACTGGTCGCGCGTGCGTTGCACCGACATAGCCCACGCGCGAACGGTCCCTTCATCGCGCTGAACACCGCCGCGATTCCGAAGGATCTGTTGGAATCCGAATTGTTCGGCCACGAGCGGGGCGCATTCACCGGCGCACAGGCGATGCGCCAGGGCCGCTTCGAACAGGCTGAGAACGGCACGCTGTTTCTCGACGAAATCGGCGATATGCCGTTCGATTTGCAGACGCGTCTGTTGCGCGTGCTGTCGGACGGGCAGTTTTATCGCGTCGGCGGCCACAATCCGTTGCGCGCCAATGTGCGCGTGATCGCGGCGACGCACCAGAATCTCGAATCGCGCGTGCGTCAGGGGCTGTTCCGCGAGGACTTGTATCACCGCCTCAATGTGATCCGTTTGCGCTTGCCGGCCTTGCGCGAGCGCAGCGAAGACATTCCGCTGCTCACGCGGCACTTCCTGCAAAAGAGCGCGCGCGATCTCGGCGTCGAGTCCAAGCGCGTATCCGAAGAGGCGCTGGCCTATCTCGCGTCGCTGCCGTTTCCGGGCAACGTGCGTCAGCTGGAGAACCTCGCCAACTGGCTCACGGTGATGGCGCCCGCGCAGACCATCGAGATCAAGGACCTGCCGCCCGATCTCGGACCCGCGCAAGCAGGGGTGACCGATCTGGCCGGCGGTGGCGGCCAGATCGGCTCGGGCGACGCGAGCCTCGCAGGCGGCGCGCCGGTCAACGGCACGAGTGCCGCGGTGCATCCGGCCGCGGCGGGCGGCATGCCGGTCGCGGCTACCGTCAGCGCCTGGGAGGGCGGCTTGCGCACCGAAGTCGCGCGGATGTTGCGCGAGAACGCGGCGGACGTGATGGACGAACTCGCGCGCCGTTTCGAAGCGGCCGTGATTCGCGAGGCGCTCGATTTCACGCGCGGACGCAAGGTCGAAGCGGCCGAGCGTCTAGGCATCGGCCGCAATACGATTACGCGCAAGATTCAGGAGCTCAATCTCGAGCCCTGA
- a CDS encoding prolyl oligopeptidase family serine peptidase, which yields MPASPASFPWPLAPDPFLSLETLDDPDALAWVEQQNARTRAAWSNSAEFESLRQRLADAYLPRERPVIPDRWKEWAYDLWQDERNPKGIWRRTTWAAWRGGKPEWQNLLDFDALGAAEGTPWVCVELDILYPDGDRALITLSPGGSDALVVREFDIDARRFVDDGFVIAKAGKHTATWIDRDTLYVGWDNGRKTLTRSGYPREVRRWTRGTALADAPVVFRGAFGDIGVEGHYDPVERRHTVVSSVDFFDSQTYYLDDADGAVDAWRRYEVPSHVAVSGWQDWLLLEPRLDWDCNGVRHPGGALLAIREDAFLRGERDVLPLFTPTPQTSACEWTHTRNHLIVSYLEDVRNKTLLLTPSQGDDQAWRWQRRVFPTHGDAQADVSPVEPTLNDEVFVDTDDYLQPPAYWLADLARDDLSEWELLDRWPTQFDATQFAVTRGHAVSADGTRVPYTVIGPRAVQQHARPCLLNGYGGFAIPLLPSYLTGPGIGWLARGGVYVVAHIRRGGEFGTRWHTAAQGEHRQRAFDDFIAVSEALIDTGVTSAAQLGIQGGSNGGLLVAACMVQRPELFGAVVCEVPLLDMSRYHLLHAGASWIDEYGDPDEPDEARMLAAYSPYHRVSANVAYPPVLFTTSTADDRVHPGHARKMAARMQALGADHVWYRENTEGGHGGSDELEQAEHDAMVFEFLWRTLNVSTRV from the coding sequence ATGCCCGCTTCTCCCGCTTCTTTTCCCTGGCCGCTTGCCCCCGATCCCTTCCTGTCGCTCGAAACGCTCGACGACCCCGACGCGCTCGCGTGGGTCGAACAGCAGAACGCGCGCACGCGCGCCGCGTGGAGCAACAGCGCGGAATTCGAGTCGCTCAGGCAGCGGCTCGCCGACGCGTATCTGCCGCGCGAGCGTCCGGTCATTCCTGATCGGTGGAAGGAGTGGGCTTACGACCTGTGGCAGGACGAACGCAATCCCAAGGGCATCTGGCGGCGTACGACATGGGCGGCCTGGCGCGGCGGCAAACCGGAGTGGCAGAATCTGCTCGACTTCGACGCGCTCGGCGCCGCCGAAGGCACGCCGTGGGTGTGCGTCGAACTCGACATTCTCTATCCCGACGGCGACCGCGCGCTGATCACACTGTCGCCGGGCGGCTCGGATGCGCTGGTGGTGCGCGAGTTCGACATCGACGCGCGACGTTTCGTCGACGACGGCTTCGTGATCGCGAAGGCCGGCAAGCACACGGCGACGTGGATCGACCGGGACACGCTCTATGTCGGCTGGGATAACGGCCGCAAGACGTTGACGCGCTCCGGTTATCCGCGCGAAGTGCGGCGCTGGACGCGTGGCACCGCGCTCGCCGACGCGCCGGTGGTGTTCAGGGGCGCGTTCGGCGACATCGGCGTGGAAGGGCACTACGATCCGGTCGAGCGGCGGCACACGGTGGTGAGCAGCGTCGACTTTTTCGATTCGCAGACGTACTACCTCGACGATGCCGATGGCGCCGTCGACGCATGGCGCCGCTACGAGGTGCCGTCGCACGTCGCGGTGAGCGGCTGGCAAGACTGGCTGCTGCTCGAACCGCGTCTCGATTGGGACTGCAATGGCGTGCGCCATCCGGGCGGCGCCTTGCTGGCGATCCGCGAGGACGCGTTCCTGCGCGGTGAGCGCGACGTGCTGCCGCTATTCACGCCGACGCCGCAAACCTCGGCCTGCGAGTGGACGCATACGCGCAACCACCTGATCGTGTCGTACCTGGAAGATGTGCGGAACAAGACCCTGCTGTTGACGCCATCGCAAGGCGACGATCAGGCGTGGCGTTGGCAGCGACGCGTCTTTCCCACGCACGGCGACGCGCAAGCCGACGTGTCGCCCGTCGAGCCGACGCTGAACGACGAAGTGTTCGTCGATACCGATGATTATTTGCAACCGCCCGCGTACTGGCTCGCCGACCTCGCGCGCGACGACCTGAGCGAATGGGAATTGCTCGACCGTTGGCCGACGCAATTCGACGCGACGCAGTTCGCCGTCACGCGCGGCCACGCCGTGTCCGCGGACGGCACGCGCGTGCCGTACACCGTGATCGGCCCGCGCGCCGTGCAACAGCACGCGCGTCCATGTCTGCTCAACGGCTACGGCGGTTTTGCGATTCCGTTGCTGCCGAGCTATCTCACCGGACCAGGCATCGGCTGGCTGGCGCGCGGCGGCGTGTACGTGGTCGCGCATATTCGCCGCGGCGGCGAGTTCGGCACGCGCTGGCATACCGCGGCGCAAGGCGAGCATCGCCAGCGCGCGTTCGACGACTTCATCGCGGTGTCCGAGGCCCTCATCGACACGGGCGTGACGAGCGCGGCGCAACTCGGCATTCAGGGTGGCAGCAACGGCGGTTTGCTGGTGGCGGCGTGCATGGTGCAGCGCCCCGAGTTGTTCGGCGCCGTGGTGTGCGAGGTGCCCTTGCTCGACATGAGCCGCTATCACCTGCTGCACGCCGGCGCGTCATGGATCGACGAATACGGCGATCCCGACGAACCCGATGAAGCACGCATGCTGGCCGCTTACTCGCCGTATCACCGGGTGTCGGCAAACGTGGCGTATCCGCCAGTGCTGTTCACCACCTCGACGGCCGACGACCGTGTGCATCCCGGCCACGCGCGCAAGATGGCCGCGCGCATGCAGGCGCTGGGCGCGGACCACGTCTGGTATCGGGAGAATACGGAAGGCGGGCACGGCGGCTCCGATGAACTGGAGCAGGCCGAGCATGATGCGATGGTGTTCGAGTTCCTGTGGCGTACGTTGAACGTATCGACTCGGGTCTGA